A DNA window from Proteiniborus ethanoligenes contains the following coding sequences:
- a CDS encoding S41 family peptidase — translation MISKKRAVIIAVLLVLVTSASTFVFSNMIQISLKDKVIITQSEYNDLASVYRKYSKNILLEDIVKEYYLRDVDEDVLLEGQLKGLFSAIEDPYSVYMTKDEFKSFMEHTKGVFGGIGVYVAPGDDNLITVVSPIEDTPGERAGIKPGDKIIKVDGREFTADKMDEAVKHMKGEPGTEVLLTIMRKDLEGNSQIFDKNIKREEIRIKSVKSNMLKDNIGYIRIISFDDFTYNDFMAHLKELQNKGMKGLVLDLRNNPGGLLDISAKIADELMGEGTIVYTETKKKEREYLKSDKNKLGIPLTVLVNEGSASASEILSGALQDTKEGTIIGTTTFGKGVVQRIKELSDGSGFKITVSEYFTPNGRNIQGIGIEPDIIVEIPKDVEQIGVENLEEDTQLQKAIEVVKEKINK, via the coding sequence TATTATTACTCAAAGTGAATACAATGACTTAGCAAGTGTATATAGGAAATATTCTAAGAACATTCTTTTAGAAGATATAGTAAAAGAATATTATCTAAGAGATGTAGATGAAGATGTGCTATTAGAAGGACAACTGAAGGGTCTGTTTAGTGCTATTGAAGATCCTTATTCAGTGTACATGACAAAGGATGAATTTAAAAGTTTTATGGAGCATACTAAAGGTGTATTTGGAGGGATTGGTGTTTATGTTGCTCCAGGAGATGACAATCTAATAACTGTAGTATCGCCTATAGAAGATACCCCGGGAGAAAGAGCAGGTATAAAACCTGGAGATAAAATTATTAAAGTAGATGGCAGGGAGTTTACTGCTGATAAAATGGATGAAGCAGTTAAACATATGAAGGGTGAACCGGGTACAGAGGTATTACTTACTATTATGAGAAAAGACTTAGAGGGTAATTCGCAAATTTTCGATAAAAATATTAAAAGAGAAGAAATCAGAATCAAAAGTGTTAAATCAAACATGCTTAAGGATAACATTGGATATATAAGAATCATTTCTTTTGACGATTTCACTTATAATGATTTTATGGCACACTTAAAAGAATTACAAAATAAAGGTATGAAAGGCTTAGTATTAGATTTAAGAAATAATCCTGGAGGACTTTTAGATATTTCTGCTAAAATTGCAGATGAATTAATGGGTGAAGGAACTATAGTTTATACAGAAACAAAGAAAAAAGAAAGAGAATATTTAAAATCAGATAAAAATAAATTAGGAATACCTTTAACAGTCTTGGTAAATGAAGGTAGTGCAAGTGCTTCAGAAATCCTTTCAGGAGCCCTTCAAGATACCAAGGAAGGTACTATAATAGGAACTACTACTTTTGGTAAAGGTGTTGTACAGCGAATAAAAGAGCTTTCGGATGGCTCGGGGTTTAAAATCACTGTATCCGAATATTTCACACCTAATGGAAGAAATATTCAAGGCATAGGAATAGAGCCTGACATTATAGTTGAGATACCTAAGGATGTTGAGCAAATAGGTGTAGAAAATCTAGAAGAGGACACTCAGCTTCAAAAAGCAATTGAGGTAGTGAAAGAAAAGATTAATAAATAA